TCCTTCGGATCATCCGGGCGCTGAAGCGTTGGAAGACGGAGAAGTTCAAGACGGATGGTCAGAACGCGCCGTCAGGCATCGGGCTGACAGTCGCGGCCGGACAGTGGTTCCAACCACGCGTCAAGCAGGACGCCTTTGCCGCACGAACCAGGTGTGATGACCTGGAGGCCTTGCGGGGCTTCGTCGCCACCCTGGCATCCAAGTTCCAGGTCGTCGGAACGAAGCAGGATGGGGCGCCGGTGTACCGTCTCTCCGTCGCTGTTCCCGTGGCACCGGGCACGGACATCTTCACGAAGATGACGGATGGCCAGATGACGACGTTCCGGGAGCGGCTTCTCCAACTCAAGGAGAAGCTGGACGACGCAACCCGGGATCCGGACCCTGTCACCGCCTGCGAGACCCTACGCGATGCGTTCGGCCCGAAGTTCCCCGTTCCCGATAAGTCGAGCGGCGCCCGTCCCGGAAGCCGCGCGGTCGCCGGTGGGGGGATCTCCGCGTGAATCCGTATTGCGAGGAGGCCCAGCGTCAGGCTTCGCACCTGCGGACGCTCGAACAGGTCTCCCGGCGTGGGATTCTGGAGAACTGCGGCCCTATCCTGTTGCAGACAGCTTCGAACAAGTTCGGGTACGAAGAAGCCACCTGCACGGGATGGTTGAGTGTGGCGGAACACACGTTCCGTCTGCGCATTCGCCTGCCCTGGACCTTCCCGCGATGCCTGCCGGTGATCTCCATCGAGGGGATGACGCCCGCCCTCATGCTCCCTCACGGATTCAGCGACAACACGCTCTGCTATACTTCGGATCTGACGCTGCTTGACCGGAAGGACCCTGAAGCCATCGTTGAGGAATCACTCCTCCGGGTCCGCCACATGCTCCAGGACCTGGTGACTGGCAACCGTGGCCGGGAGTTCCTGCGGGAAGCCGTCGCATATTGGGAGGGGCTGGCGGAAGGACGCGCGCTTGACTGCCTCATCACGGTCCGGGATGAGCCCCGGATTGTATCCGTGCTCCAGACAACGACGGAGATGAAGGGCGTCGCGGATGATGCGGAGACCTACTCGCGCTCACGCCTGTCCATTCCGGCTGAGCGCCTCCATGCCGTCAATGCCCTCTATCTGCCGCTGTCTCCAGAAGGAGATGCGGCTGGCTTCAACGTGGGGGAACTCGCGACGCCGGCGGGGTTGCGCGCGTATGCGCGGCGGCTCCCGGATGGGCTCAGGACCGCGCTCACGAACCTCATCAGCCGTTGCGACAAGTCACGGCACCTTCTCATCCTGGGACTGGAGCGGACTGGAGCGGACCGCGCCCTTCTGGGCCTGGAGGTGACGCAGTTCGAGCAAAGGCATCCGCTTCTCGCAGACAACACGAATGCGAAGTTGACGCCCATCCACCTCGTCCGGTGGGACCGCTCCTATCTCCTTCCTCGCGGTGGCGCGGAGCCAGACCTTCAGAAGTGCAAGGTGCTCATCGCGGGGTGTGGTTCCGTCGGTGGCCATCTGGCCATGGCGCTGGCTCGGGCAGGAGTCGGACATCTCACGCTGGTGGACCCGGACGTTCTTGCCCCAGAAAACACGTACCGGCACGTCTGCGGGATGTCCTGGCGTCGTCAGCCGAAAGTCCATGCGCTGAGCGCGGAGATCCTCTGGCGCACGCCATATATTGAAATGGAGGCGGTCTTCGAATCGGTTGAATGGTGGCTCAAGGAGCACTCCGAACGCCTCCGCTCCTATGACTTGGTGATCGCCGCCATGGGAATTCCCGTCCTGGATCTTCATCTGAACGAATGGGCCTGGATGGATGCCGGGAATCCCCCCGTGCTCTTCGCGTGGTTGGAGCCATACGGGTTGGGCGGCCACTCGCTGCTGACCCACGTGGCGGGGCAGCCCGGCAGGAAACGAGGCTGCCTGGAGTGTCTCTATGAACGCCCTGTCGAAGGAGGCCCCTTGGAGAATCGGGCGGCCTTCGCCTCGCCGGGCGTCAGTTACGGACGGGACGTGCTTGGGTGTGGGACCAGCTATCTGCCCTTCGCGAACCTCGATGCTCAGCGAACGGCGGAACTGGCGGCGCGCCTGGCATTGCGCTCCCTGCGAAAGGAGATCGATGAAGCGACGTTGTTCTCCTGGAAGAGCGACTCGGCCCCCTTCCAGAAAGCGGGGTACACCGTCACGCCCCGGTTCCTCACGGGGCAGGACACCAGGGAAAGCCACCACTCTGATTTCAGGCGGTTGGATTGCCCCATCTGCGCGCCCACCTGAAGCCATGAAGGGTCTCTTGTTCAGGCGCGCCGGTGGCGGCGTCTTGAAGGTGTCTCCCGAGGTGCTTGCGCGGCTTGATCCATTCCGGCAACTGGAACCGTCCCAGACGGAGGCGGGCGGGGTGCTTCTCGGCCGCCAGATCCAGGGATGCGACGACATCATCATCGACGAAGTGACAACGCCCATGACGGGAGACTCGCGGGCACGGCTCCGATTCCACCGTGCGCCCTCACGGCATCAGTCGGTCATCGATGCTCGATGGGCTGAATCCCAAGGCACCTGCCACTATCTGGGGGAGTGGCACACCCATCCCGAACCAGTCCCCACTCCCTCCAGCGTTGACGTCGATGGCTGGAGAAGACGGTTGAAGGAGGACCGGTTCGAAGGTTCCTCTCTCTTCTTCCTCATCGTGGGAATGGAGCAGGTCGCTATCTGGGAGGGCATTCGGATGCCCAGGCATCTCGTTCCACTTCAACTTCAACAGAGCTCATGAGGACTGTGTCGGCCCACGACGCTGGCTGCGATAGACCGTGCATGTGAAGGCGCGGGAAGGAACAAGGAGGCCTCCCCGCGCCCCGGTTCACCAACGGCTGTTATTGGAGGGTCCAGGCCACGGTGCCGCTGCAAGCGGTGTTCGAGTAGCAGCCGGCACGGAGCTGATAGCTCCCGCCTCCGCCCGCGGGCACCGTGTAGACGAATTTCGAACCCACGCCGCCGCACGCGTCATCGTTGAAGGTCAGCTGCGTGCCGCTCGGTCCGTAGAGCCGCAGATAGGTATCCCCGGAGAAGCTCGAGCCCGTTACACCGCAGGTTCCCGCCGTGAAGGTCTGCCCCGCCAGCAGGGTGAGGGTCACGTTCCCCGTGTTCACCGTGGCGCTGCTGGTATTGGCGGCGCTGTAGTTGAATGTCCCGGAGCTTGAATACGGCGAGTTGAGCGTCCAGGCCACGGTGCCCGAGCACGCGGTGTTCGCGGCGCAGCCGGCCTGGAAG
The sequence above is drawn from the Corallococcus sp. NCRR genome and encodes:
- a CDS encoding Mov34/MPN/PAD-1 family protein gives rise to the protein MKGLLFRRAGGGVLKVSPEVLARLDPFRQLEPSQTEAGGVLLGRQIQGCDDIIIDEVTTPMTGDSRARLRFHRAPSRHQSVIDARWAESQGTCHYLGEWHTHPEPVPTPSSVDVDGWRRRLKEDRFEGSSLFFLIVGMEQVAIWEGIRMPRHLVPLQLQQSS
- a CDS encoding ThiF family adenylyltransferase, whose translation is MNPYCEEAQRQASHLRTLEQVSRRGILENCGPILLQTASNKFGYEEATCTGWLSVAEHTFRLRIRLPWTFPRCLPVISIEGMTPALMLPHGFSDNTLCYTSDLTLLDRKDPEAIVEESLLRVRHMLQDLVTGNRGREFLREAVAYWEGLAEGRALDCLITVRDEPRIVSVLQTTTEMKGVADDAETYSRSRLSIPAERLHAVNALYLPLSPEGDAAGFNVGELATPAGLRAYARRLPDGLRTALTNLISRCDKSRHLLILGLERTGADRALLGLEVTQFEQRHPLLADNTNAKLTPIHLVRWDRSYLLPRGGAEPDLQKCKVLIAGCGSVGGHLAMALARAGVGHLTLVDPDVLAPENTYRHVCGMSWRRQPKVHALSAEILWRTPYIEMEAVFESVEWWLKEHSERLRSYDLVIAAMGIPVLDLHLNEWAWMDAGNPPVLFAWLEPYGLGGHSLLTHVAGQPGRKRGCLECLYERPVEGGPLENRAAFASPGVSYGRDVLGCGTSYLPFANLDAQRTAELAARLALRSLRKEIDEATLFSWKSDSAPFQKAGYTVTPRFLTGQDTRESHHSDFRRLDCPICAPT